CGAATGAATTTCAAGTCtttttaatatctaataataataataataataataataataataatcagaAAACTTGTGCTTAGTCCTCCCCTCTTTTTGTcaatttaaaaacatgatattttaatttgatacaacttaaatatataagttgttactgaatttaaagaaaaaagtaatatttttgtattttgttaactttatattttaaatatatatttacacacaGGAAGGAAagtatttaaagaataatttagaGAAAAGTATGTCCTCTCTAACTATGTATATATTGAGTTACAGAGTAATTTTAcagataaatatattatttttttaattatttgagttTTAAAAAAGACCCGTACAAACATTGAACttagaagaaatattttattattatttttcaaaatatatattaattttgaaactgtcaaaatatgtattaatttaattatttttcaaaatggaCCAAGCCTAATTTGACGGAAGGTCCCTTGGGCCAAACAGTCCAAAATTAGACACTATTTTTGTCTCAAAGACTGTGGCAGGCACATGATATTTCTCTTTCTAATTCTGATactatatgataataaaaaaaatatttaatttattattttgtaaacttttctttttgttctttgaTTTTGTCTTTATCATTTCTAcagtaaatatatataaataaataaatatatatatatatatatatatttatttttattttttttaaaatcatcttTTCAGCACCACCATGATTCTTTTCATTACAAAACGTTCATATCCCAAACTACTtgtttattatgttttcatgtcaatttattttcttgtagACAAATACTTTCTTTGAAAGGTATTGATAAATctaacatttttactttaagaaGAGATTACTCATATTAGCACAATTTTAGTAGTTAATTATACATATacattaaattaagaaaagaatttaaaaatatagacaCAATGTTACCAAGTGAATGGAGTTGGTTTTGAAGAAAACCATATTTAAGATATAtatcctaaatttaaaaaaaaacatatttatttcttgaagaggtatctatatataatatttaatcatattattgatattattattcttcataAATTTTGCGTGAACCATTGTGGAAActtgtttaaaattgaattgtaaGAAGAAGAATTCAAAATGCAGAAACAAAAGATGCACGTGAATTCAAGCAAATTTCACCACAAGAACACAacatatcatatcatattacttaatatttatcagaaacataaaaaaaaaaaaatggaccaccagatagagaaagaaagagagtcACACGTCACACACAGCAGAGTCCACAAGCTTTTGACGATTGCAATTTGCATTAATGCTCTTAACTTTTCTATTTTCAGCAAAGCACTGCAAAAAATTGGTGAAGTGAGTGAGTGAGAGAGAATCTTAACCATCATGCATTGTTCCACACTTACACCCTTTATCAGATTTTGATGCTCTTTATCTTTTGGTACCTCTGAAGTGAGTGAGAAACATGTTAttccttctttctctttctctttctctctctgccttttctttctttctcatccACCAAAAGCAACCACTTTGTTGTTTGCAAAGTTGTTCCTCTCTCTTCCTCCAttccttcttttctctttctgttTCTTTTGTCTCCCATATTTCTTCATCTTTCACTTCCACCTGCACATGCATTTCCACTCTCACATATCAATGTCATGCTTTCTATCATGTGCTTCTCAATCCCATTACTCACCCCACACTGTTTCTATTTTAGGAAACACTAATCAACATCACTTTTATCTGTCATCTTTGTGCAAAATATTCCTTTATCAATTTTCTTACATGCTCTCTACATATGTAAGTCAatcttatacatatataataactCCAATGTATTTATAcagtatatttctttttaagataAGTTGGAATAcagaaaatattcttttaatgcAGCTGTCACTTGTTTCTACCTAATCTGCCAATTTTGTTTGGATGATAAGAACCGACAATTTATTCTGACAAAGAAAGAGGTAGGCCAAATTATATGATTATAAAAtccatataaatttaaactGAAGCAAGAGATgtaacattttttgaattagAAAAGGACAAAATCATTATTTCTGATAACTTAACTTACTCCTTGTTGCTAATCAGCTTGCTTGAAAACGATTCAATCTCTAACAACTTTGTTGGGTACATCATTTGACAGTGCAGAATTGTTCATATGTAGCACACTTAGTACAATAGTTTCAGACCATTGCATTATCCATTAATGTGATTATTCTATGATGCTATTTTTGTCATATAAATTACTCTCTACATTTATGTGTGTGATCCTAATGAATGGTACATAGCATGACAGTGAGTAGACAATTTGTTGAGGTACCCACAGAGATAAAGGGTGTCTTTGGTTTTGGTTCAGTGTTGGAGAATTATCATTCTTCATCGTAGAAAGTTTATCATTCAACATGAAATTTTACTCTTtagttgattttgaaaatcaaacacatatttattttatgttaaaaaatcaattttaatcaaTTCTACGACAGTTTCACGTAGAACCAAACACGCATAAACCAATGTACTTTGAATCTCAGAGTCTTATGTGGCTTCACATGTGAGACAAGGGAAAGCTACATAGGTTAAAAAAGAACCACACTGTATTGTTTTAATCATATTCAAGAAGGAGAACTAGGTTGGATTGAAGAGCTATATGATGCAAAATTTGACACTTGTAAGTTGAAACCAAGATAACAGTTTCATGACAGGAAATTTGATTCCCAAAACCACACAGACAAGTGCAACTGAATGTGTAGTAGAAAACAGCTTACTAGGGGGAAAGTAAGTAGGGGCCAAAAACCAGAGATACACTTAAAACATGAAATTCTACTGAGAGACAATATATCTACCACTGCCCCACATTAGAAGGTTACAATCTAGACAACAGATTTGATTCTTTAATCTTGGAAACCGCAGGATATTGTTCTCTTTCTATCCAttcattttgaataattttgaaaaacttaaaTGAACCTGACTCATGTATCTGAATTTTTGGACACTTCTGTAGATTGTTTAAGAGTTTAATATATATGTAGTATGTGTAAAAAATCTATACCATTAGCTGATCAAAAGTTATGATTGTTatgagttttaaaatatttataataaaagtcaacaatatatattaaaactctttatattattaatgCATACACTGTTTACTCtagttttaataatttcattctGCCAAACAATTACAGTATTTTGAAACTTGGAATTTCTACTGTCTAGTGTTTGATGAGGCGCATTCATTTATGAGGACCAAAGAAAGGGAAACATGAACTGAATCTAAAGTGTTTGATGTTTTAATTAGGACATGTATAAGATTTTGAATTTCTGATGAACTCATTAAAGGAACATTCGGTGAAAAATGTGTGACAGTACCTCTTCCTCAGATTTTGTTTTTGCATTTGAATTAGGTGAGTCTTCAGGTTGAGGTTTTGATCTCTCCATGATGGATGGAGTTGAAGCAGGGCTGGGACTGCTTGAACTGAGATAAGGAGGTGTGCTTTGAGTACCTACATCTCTTGTCATaccctctttcttcttctctgcATACAGAGGCAAAGTAGAATTCAGAACTTTAACTGTtctagaaagaagaaaaaaggaaaaatcaaGAAGAAGATTGGGTAATTAAGTGTGTGAACCTGGATTGGGAAATTGAAGAGCCACTTCTTCTTGAGTGTAAGTTGCTGGCTTTGTTGGAATGTGTTTGGAGGAATAAACTAAAGGAGCAGACATGGCAATTCTGCTTATTGAGTTTCTGAAAGATCTTCCACTAAGAGTTTTTGCAGACAAACACTCCAATGGTACCTCCCCTGAGAGAGGGTTGCATATATACCTTTCTGCTTCATTCCACTTGGAATTCAAAGCAAACCCATCTGGGGATGAGCATTCCCAACTGTTATAGGCTGCTCTTGCTTGCAATGCTGCAATGAACCATCCCAATTCAATTGATTCAGAAAAATATGTAACTGCTATGCTAATTATCATTGTTGATTCAGTTGTAGTGTACCTTTAAGAGCAGTAGTGAAAGAATATGTTGAAGGGTCTATTTCATCTGCAACAAACGGGACAATTTGAGGtgaaaatgagataaaaatttgaaagcaTGAACTACTTTGAATTGGAGTGAAAAGAAAGGCACCTTTTAAAGGGTATCCGGGTGAAGAAGCAGTGCTGGAAATGGCTATGTTTGATCTAAATGACCTTGTGTCTTCTCTGAAGCTTCTCATGTAAGATCCTGAGTACCTTCTGGAATTGGTGTTCTCACGGCTGATTCGAGCTTTCACGTTCCATTCTCTCAAATTGAACTCTGACTCGTCTCTTCTTCTTGAACTATAAGGAAGTGGTTCAGCTGTGGCCATGAATGagttagaaaaataattcaGCAGGGTGAAATGTTGCTGCAAATGTTGGTTGATTCGAGTCACTCTCACTCCAACTCAAACTTGCACAGGTTTGAAAGTGGATGATGCTGCAGGTTCAGACATGACAAAAAGAGAGTGTTCTGAAGTTGAAGCTTTTTGTCTAGGCAAGGTATAGGTAGGTGGAATGTGGCTTTGGCATCAATTCAAACACTAGGCATGCCTAAGTACTTCTGTAAGGAGTGTTTGTCTCTCCtcaatttttcactttttgaaTCTCCATGGTGCAACACCATTCCTCAAATAATATCATTCCATATTACAACTTTCTTATATTTCTGTTTTTTGGCCTCTGCATTAACTTCATTGGACTCTCTCTCAGTAACTATTGTTATTCTTTGACCCCTAATATCCTAGCCCAGTTGGCAAGTTTAATcttcaagtcaatcatgggacACTAACTATTAGTCCCTTTTTTTATTGCTGAAGcaagacaaaatcaaaatttgtcTATCTTTTATTTCCTTTCTAGTTCCATAAAATTAGGATGCATTAATTCAGGAAAAATGTCGCTGATATCACAACTCATCCAGCACACAACTTCACTCTATTTCACGgtgaattttcattttatgcAGATTGTGGAAAACAACACCAAATAATGGATCTGTTTCATGCATCAACATCACTTTTGGTGATGATGGCTCCTCATATTTTCTACTGTCACAGCACACTAACATCACATACAAAACTCGTAAGCTTTCTTTCTATTATTCATTGAGCATGAGATTGATTAATTAAccattaataatgtgatttagATAAATAAGTTGAGTTAGAGGATTAGTCAGAGCCTCCACTAGTCTTCAGCGAATCCACCTTTAACGATAGCcgtatcatatttaatttaagtgGTCAAAGTAGGTGCAATTTAGATGcaattttcaattcattttaGTCAATGTATTTAGTTACAACCACATGAGGATGAGGTTATCAAATGAATGATTAGGGTAGGTGAGGAATTGAgcaaaaacatgttttttttgttgttttctccgaggatttaaacaaaaaatgttaaacTCTCTACGACAACACCATAATTATGTCACCCTAAgg
This region of Vigna unguiculata cultivar IT97K-499-35 chromosome 5, ASM411807v1, whole genome shotgun sequence genomic DNA includes:
- the LOC114183778 gene encoding uncharacterized protein LOC114183778 isoform X2, with protein sequence MATAEPLPYSSRRRDESEFNLREWNVKARISRENTNSRRYSGSYMRSFREDTRSFRSNIAISSTASSPGYPLKDEIDPSTYSFTTALKALQARAAYNSWECSSPDGFALNSKWNEAERYICNPLSGEVPLECLSAKTLSGRSFRNSISRIAMSAPLVYSSKHIPTKPATYTQEEVALQFPNPEKKKEGMTRDVGTQSTPPYLSSSSPSPASTPSIMERSKPQPEDSPNSNAKTKSEEEVEVKDEEIWETKETEREKKEWRKREEQLCKQQSGCFWWMRKKEKAERERERERRNNMFLTHFRVLC
- the LOC114183778 gene encoding uncharacterized protein LOC114183778 isoform X1, translated to MATAEPLPYSSRRRDESEFNLREWNVKARISRENTNSRRYSGSYMRSFREDTRSFRSNIAISSTASSPGYPLKDEIDPSTYSFTTALKALQARAAYNSWECSSPDGFALNSKWNEAERYICNPLSGEVPLECLSAKTLSGRSFRNSISRIAMSAPLVYSSKHIPTKPATYTQEEVALQFPNPEKKKEGMTRDVGTQSTPPYLSSSSPSPASTPSIMERSKPQPEDSPNSNAKTKSEEEVEVKDEEIWETKETEREKKEWRKREEQLCKQQSGCFWWMRKKEKAERERERERRNNMFLTHFRGTKR